From Calditrichota bacterium:
TCAACGCGCAAAGCGCTTCGCGGTTGAACTCGGCCTTGTGCCGTGAGTAAGGTGCGCAGCGGACGTCGATTAGATACCGGACGCCATACTTCTGAAGCGACGCGACGAACTCCTCCATCGTCCGGCAACCTATGCCGATGGTAAGGAGGGGGGGTATCAGAATACATTTTTTCTGATGTATCTCCACAATTTCCCAACAATCATCATGACAAAGACAATTATGACCGCATAGAAGGTGCTGCGTAATCCTCCATCGCCATCTTGGGTGCCCGGAGATCGCTGCGCAGTAGGCTCTTGCGGACCTCTATTACTATCTAAAGATGGTTCTTCAATTCTACCTCCCTGATTCGCAACTGAGATCTTGGGGATGGCAATTCGGAGTTGCTCCTCATGCTCACCAGTTGTCCCTTTAAAATTGAGGGGACGAGACAAGAGGATGTCAGACTCTTTAAGATTGCCACCTGTGCTTCTACTGATTCCAAAAGATATGTCATTGAATCTTGGATCACAATCGACACAAACATATCCCAATCTATTAGCATTTTCATCTGTGCATTGGTCTGTATATTGATATGAATAGAAATCCC
This genomic window contains:
- a CDS encoding DUF488 family protein → MSGHPRWRWRITQHLLCGHNCLCHDDCWEIVEIHQKKCILIPPLLTIGIGCRTMEEFVASLQKYGVRYLIDVRCAPYSRHKAEFNREALCALMRSSGISTAGRTPCLNLLSGRGENGREFP